In Mytilus edulis chromosome 6, xbMytEdul2.2, whole genome shotgun sequence, the following proteins share a genomic window:
- the LOC139527481 gene encoding synaptic vesicle 2-related protein-like, protein MLNRFKYKKGSDNYEDISGEDKMDMDLTDPAMRRAAGIQDGTGGTDSYTSLKELRHNLSPVEEGEPSTDSSEDTYTIQQAIDNIGFGKFQVKLSILTGFAWMADAMEMMILAILSPALHCEWQLKGWQQALITTVVFAGMMCSSSLWGSISDKYGRKAELILCSVFTCYFGILSAFSPNFAWLLILRGLVGFGIGGAPQSVTLYAEFLPSASRATCVVLIEVFWAIGACFEVLLALAVMPTLGWKYLLGFSAMPLLLFTICCYWLPESARYDITRGHTEKAYATLQRIAKENNKPMPLGRLVEPSSKAASRGSIKDLLSLEFRKTTIMLWVIWLVSAFSYYGIVLMTTQLFEISDGCHGSTKEVEEACYVECKGLTTSDYIDLTWTTFAEFPGLFVTVFIIERLGRKFTMAFEFFVFTIFVLLTNICTSRPVLTFFLFVARAFISGAFQAAYVYTPEVYPTSMRAIGLGSCSGMARVGAIITPFVAQVLLKESSYIAISTYGVISLVATVVAMLLPIETKGREMKDTQQEMTVVH, encoded by the exons ATGTTGAACAGATTTAAATACAAAAAGGGGAGTGACAACTATGAGGATATATCTGGGGAGGATAAGATGGACATGGATTTAACTGATCCCGCAATGAGAAGGGCTGCAGGGATACAGGATGGGACAGGTGGCACTGATAGTTATACAAGCTTGAAGGAGTTACGCCATAATCTGAGTCCAGTGGAAGAAGGGGAACCATCAACAGATTCATCTGAAG ATACTTACACAATACAGCAAGCAATAGATAATATTGGTTTTGGGAAGTTTCAAGTCAAGCTGTCCATTCTTACAGGTTTTGCCTGG ATGGCTGATGCTATGGAGATGATGATTTTAGCCATTCTATCTCCTGCCTTACATTGTGAATGGCAGTTAAAAGGCTGGCAACAAGCTCTTATAACAACA GTAGTATTTGCTGGTATGATGTGTAGCTCTAGTTTATGGGGAAGTATATCAGACAAATATGGTAGAAAAGCT GAGTTGATATTATGTTCTGTGTTTACCTGCTATTTTGGAATACTTAGTGCATTTTCTCCTAACTTTGCCTGGTTGTTGATTTTAAGAGGACTGGTGGGTTTTGGTATTGGTGGCGCTCCTCAATC AGTAACATTGTATGCTGAGTTTTTACCATCTGCATCAAGAGCAACATGTGTAGTTTTGATAGAG GTATTTTGGGCCATAGGAGCATGTTTTGAAGTATTATTAGCCTTAGCTGTGATGCCTACTCTAGGGTGGAAATATTTACTAGGATTTTCAGCTATGCCTCTGCTGCTATTTACAATCTGTTGTTAT TGGTTACCAGAAAGTGCTCGTTATGATATCACACGAGGTCACACAGAGAAAGCTTATGCAACTTTACAGAGAATTGCTAAAGAAAACAATAAACCAATGCCGTTAGGGAGACTTGTAGAGCCAAGCTCTAAG GCTGCAAGCAGAGGCAGTATAAAAGATTTGTTATCCTTAGAGTTTAGAAAAACAACTATAATGTTGTGGGTCATATG gTTGGTGTCTGCATTTTCTTATTATGGTATTGTTTTAATGACCACACAGTTATTTGAGATATCTGACGGTTGCCATG GTTCTACAAAAGAAGTGGAGGAGGCTTGTTATGTGGAATGTAAAGGTCTAACAACATCTGATTATATAGATTTGACATGGACAACATTTGCTGAGTTTCCTG gACTGTTTGTTACTGTGTTTATTATAGAAAGACTGGGAAGAAAGTTTACAATGGCATTTGAATTTTTTGTGTTCACTATTTTTGTGTTGTTAACAAATATATGTACATCTAG gCCTGTATTAACATTTTTCCTGTTTGTAGCAAGAGCATTTATATCTGGAGCTTTTCAAGCTGCCTATGTTTATACTCCAGAG GTTTATCCAACATCAATGAGGGCTATAGGATTAGGATCTTGTAGTGGTATGGCCAGGGTTGGGGCAATAATTACCCCATTTGTAGCACAG GTGTTGTTAAAAGAATCGTCATATATAGCAATATCGACCTATGGTGTTATATCTTTAGTAGCGACTGTTGTTGCGATGTTACTGCCTATTGAAACAAAAGGGAGAGAAATGAAG gataCTCAACAAGAGATGACAGTAGTGCATTAA